One Microbacterium marinum genomic window, CGACCAGACCGTCATCGTCCCGCGCAAGCGCGGAGTGTGGGAGCTCCTCCCGCCCTCGGGCGCGCCCATCCCGCTCGAGACGGACGTCATCATCCTCGGGCGGCATCCCGTGATCGACCCGGAGCGGCCGCGGGCGCAGCTCGTCACCGTCATCGATCCGACGCGCACCGTCTCCAAGACGCACGCCCGTCTCGAGCGCCGCGGCGACGTGTGGTTCATCGTCGACCTCCATTCGACGAACGGCGTCCTGCTGCCGAGTCTGCTCGGCACCGACATCGAGCTCGAGCCGGGCGTCGAGATGGAGGTCGACGGGCGATTCCTGCTGGGTGACGCCTCACTCCGACTGCAGCGGGTCGACCTCGGCGGCTGATCGTACGGGAGAGTTCGGGCGCGTTTGACCCGCCTCCGTCATCCCGCGTATCATTGATCGGGTGTGCGCACATGCGCGCCCTGCGACGTGCCTCGGCGCCGACCGGGATGCACGGAACGCGTCACACAGGGACAGGACCTGCGAACAGGTCACCCCCACGGCATATCCATCACCTCACAGCCCGTCGCGGTCGCGGCGTGCCGATGGATCTGTGGTGAAACCACGAACGCTGTCACCGTGCAGCACCTGTGCGAGGCGAGAGCCGAGCGCAGATCGACAAGGAGAGAACGTGCCAACCATTCAGCAGTTGGTTCGCAAGGGTCGCTCGCCGAAGGTCTCCAAGACCAAGGCGCCCGCCCTGAAGGCGAACCCGCAGCAGGCGGGTGTCTGCACCCGCGTGTACACGACCACGCCCAAGAAGCCGAACTCGGCCATGCGCAAGGTCGCCCGTGTGAAGCTCCGCAACGGCACCGAGGTCACCGCCTACATCCCCGGCGAGGGCCACAACCTGCAGGAGCACTCGCTCGTGCTGGTCCGTGGTGGTCGTGTGAAGGACCTCCCCGGTGTGCGTTACAAGATCGTCCGTGGCGCCCTGGACACCCAGGCCGTCAAGAACCGTAAGCAGGCTCGCAGCCGCTACGGCGCGAAGAAGGGTTGAGTTAGATGCCTCGTAAGGGACCCGCACCCCGCCGCGTCGTCGTCAACGACCCGGTCTACGGTGCACCGATCGTCACCCAGCTCGTGAACAAGATCCTCGTCGACGGCAAGAAGTCGATCGCCGAGGCGATCGTCTACACCGCCCTCCGCGGTGTCGAGGCCAAGAACGGCCAGGACGCCGTCGCGACGCTGAAGAAGGCGCTCGACAACGTTCGCCCCACCCTCGAGGTCAAGAGCCGCCGCGTCGGTGGCTCGACCTACCAGGTTCCCGTCGAGGTCAAGCCGCACCGCGCGAACACGCTCGCGCTGCGCTGGCTGGTCTCGTACGCGAAGGGTCGTCGTGAGAAGACCATGACCGAGCGTCTCCAGAACGAGATCCTCGACGCCTCGAACGGCCTCGGTGCCGCGGTCAAGCGCCGCGAAGACACCCACAAGATGGCCGAGTCGAACCGCGCCTTCGCGCACTACCGCTGGTAATCAGCGCCCCGGTGACCGGTCGGCACACCCCGCCGGCCGGTCACCCCGCGACCTCCGCACCACACACGTAAAGGACACCCCGTGGCACAAGAAGTGCTCACCGACCTCAACAAGGTCCGCAACATCGGCATCATGGCGCACATCGATGCCGGCAAGACGACGACGACCGAGCGCATCCTCTTCTACACGGGTGTCAACCACAAGCTGGGCGAGACCCACGACGGCGCGTCGACGACCGACTGGATGGAGCAGGAGAAGGAGCGCGGCATCACGATCACGTCCGCCGCCGTGACCTGCTTCTGGAACAAGAACCAGATCAACATCATCGACACCCCCGGACACGTCGACTTCACCGTCGAGGTGGAGCGCTCGCTCCGCGTCCTCGATGGCGCTGTCGCCGTCTTCGACGGCAAGGAGGGCGTCGAGCCCCAGTCCGAGACCGTCTGGCGTCAGGCCGACAAGTACGACGTCCCCCGCATCTGCTTCGTCAACAAGATGGACAAGCTGGGTGCCGACTTCTACTTCACCGTCGACACCATCGTGAAGCGCCTCGGCGCCAAGCCGCTCGTGCTGCAGCTCCCGATCGGTGCCGAGAACGACTTCGTCGGCGTCATCGACCTCGTCGAGATGCGCGCACTGGTCTGGCCCGGCGACGCCAAGGGTGACGTGACCATGGGCGCCAAGTACGAGGTCCAGGAGATCCCCGCCGACCTCAAGGACCGCGCCGAGGAGTACCGCCAGCAGCTGCTGGAGACGGTCGCCGAGAGCGACGAGGCCCTGCTCGAGAAGTTCTTCGGTGGCGAGGAGCTCTCGGTGGCCGAGATCAAGGGCGCCATCCGCAAGCTGACCGTCGGTGGCGAGCTCTACCCGGTTCTCTGTGGCTCCGCCTTCAAGAACCGCGGTGTGCAGCCGATGCTCGACGCGGTCGTGGACTACCTCCCCTCGCCCCTCGACGTGCCCGCCATCGAGGCGCACGACCCGAAGGACGAGGAGAAGGTCATCGAGCGTCACCCCGACGCGAACGACCCCTTCGCGGCTCTCGCGTTCAAGGTCGCGGTGCACCCGTTCTTCGGTCGCCTGACCTACATCCGCGTCTACTCGGGTCACCTCGACTCGGGTGCGCAGGTCATCAACTCGACCAAGGGCAAGAAGGAGCGCATCGGGAAGATCTTCCAGATGCACGCCAACAAGGAGAACCCGGTCGAGTCGCTCACCGCGGGCAACATCTACGCCGTCATCGGTCTGAAGGACACCACCACCGGTGACACCCTCGCCGACCCGGCCGAGCCCGTCGTCCTCGAGTCGATGACGTTCCCCGAGCCCGTCATCGAGGTCGCGATCGAGCCCAAGACCAAGGCCGACCAGGAGAAGCTGGGTCTTGCGATCCAGAAGCTCGCCGAAGAGGACCCGACCTTCCGCACCGAGCTCAACCCCGAGACCGGTCAGACGGTCATCAAGGGCATGGGCGAGCTGCACCTGGACATCCTCGTCGACCGCATGAAGCGCGAGTTCCGCGTCGAGGCGAACGTCGGCAAGCCCCAGGTCGCGTACCGCGAGACGATCAAGAAGACCGTTGAGCGTCACGACTACACGCACAAGAAGCAGACCGGTGGTTCGGGTCAGTTCGCCAAGATCCAGTTCGGCATCGAGCCGCTCGAGGTCACGGCCGACAAGACGTACGAGTTCGAGAACAAGGTCACCGGTGGCCGCATCCCGCGCGAGTACATCGAGCCCACCAACCAGGGCTTCCAGGACGCCATGCAGGTCGGCGTGCTCGCCGGCTTCCCCATGGTGGGTGTGAAGGCGATCCTGACCGACGGTGCATCGCACGATGTCGACTCGTCCGAGATGGCGTTCAAGATCGCCGGCTCCATGGGCTTCAAGGAGGCCGTCCGCAAGGCCGGTCCCGTGCTGCTCGAGCCGCTGATGGCCGTCGAGGTGCGTACGCCCGAGGAGTACATGGGCGACGTGATCGGCGACCTGAACTCCCGTCGTGGCCAGATCCAGTCGATGGAGGACGGCGCCGGCATCAAGATCGTCCGCGCCCTCGTTCCGCTGTCGGAGATGTTCGGCTACATCGGCGACCTGCGCTCGAAGACCTCGGGCCGCGCCGTCTACTCGATGGAGTTCGACAGCTACTCCGAGGTCCCGCGCGCGGTGGCCGACGAGATCGTGCAGAAGACCAAGGGCGAGTAACACCGCCTTTACGGATGCCGGGGGCCAGGCTCCCGGCATCCGCCCAAACTGAATATCGACACGTCAACTACACTGACAACATCCCCGTAGAAACCCGGTCGCAATCCAGCGCCCGGGTGACTACACGACAGTCCTGAGGAGGACCCAGTGGCCAAGGCCAAGTTCGAGCGGACCAAGCCGCACGTCAACATCGGAACGATCGGTCACGTCGACCACGGCAAGACCACGCTCACCGCTGCCATCTCGAAGGTGCTCGCCGACAAGTTCCCGTCGGCCACCAACGTGCAGCGTGACTTCGCGTCGATCGACTCGGCTCCCGAAGAGCGTCAGCGTGGTATCACGATCAACATCTCGCACGTCGAGTACGAGACCCCGAAGCGTCACTACGCACACGTCGACGCCCCGGGTCACGCTGACTACATCAAGAACATGATCACCGGTGCTGCCCAGATGGACGGCGCGATCCTCGTGGTCGCCGCCACCGACGGCCCGATGGCTCAGACCCGTGAGCACGTTCTGCTCGCCAAGCAGGTCGGCGTGCCGTACCTGATGGTCGCGCTGAACAAGGCCGACATGGTCGAGGACGAGGAGATCCTGGAGCTCGTCGAGCTCGAGGTCTCGGAGCTCCTCGCATCGCAGGGCTTCGCTGAGGACGCTCCGGTCGTCCGCGTCTCGGGCCTCAAGGCTCTCGAGGGCGACGAGAAGTGGGTCCAGTCGATCCTCGACCTCATGGACGCCGCGGACGAGAACATCCCCGACCCCGTGCGTGACAAGGACAAGCCCTTCCTCATGCCGATCGAGGACGTCTTCACGATCACCGGTCGTGGAACGGTCGTCACCGGTCGCGCCGAGCGTGGCACCCTCGCCATCAACTCCGAGGTCGAGATCGTCGGCATCCGCCCGACGCAGAAGACCACGGTCACGGGTATCGAGATGTTCCACAAGCAGCTCGACGAGGCCTGGGCCGGCGAGAACTGTGGTCTGCTCCTCCGCGGCCTCAAGCGCGACGACGTCGAGCGTGGCCAGGTTGTCGTGAAGCCGGGTTCGGTTACGCCGCACACCAACTTCGAGGGCACTGCCTACATCCTCTCGAAGGAGGAGGGTGGCCGTCACAACCCCTTCTACACGAACTACCGCCCGCAGTTCTACTTCCGTACCACGGACGTGACCGGCGTCATCTCGCTGCCCGAGGGCACCGAGATGGTCATGCCCGGTGACACCACGGACATGACGGTGGAGCTCATCCAGCCCATCGCCATGGAAGACGGACTCGGCTTCGCGATCCGTGAGGGTGGCCGCACCGTCGGCGCCGGCACGGTGACCAAGATCATCAAGTAAGTCCTTCGGACTCACCGACAGGGGTCGGGCCTTCGGGCCCGGCCCCTTCGTCGTCCGTGAGGCAGGTACCCGCCTCGCGCAAGGGGTGGGCGCGATCCGCGGGTCGACCTAGACTGACGGCGCCGGGCGATCGCGCGGCGGAAGACACGGAAGAAGGAAGACCCATGGGTATCGACGACGTGGTCAACAAGGGCAAGGATTTTCTCGAGCAGCACAAGGACCAGATCGACAAGACGCTGAAGTCCGAGCAGGCCGAGGGTGTCAGTGACAAGGTCCTCGATGCCGCTGCGGAGTTCGTCAAGAAGGTCGCGCCCGACTCCGTCGACGCCAAGGTCGACGACGTGCGCGACAACGTCGACCGCCGGATCGGCAACGAGTAAGACTCTTCGACAGGGGCTGGATGCCGCGGCATCCAGCCCCTTCGTCATGTCTGGGCGAACGGGCTCGTCGCCCGAAACGACGCGCGACACGCCCGGGTTTGCGACACGCCCGACGGGCACGTAGACTGTACAGGTTCCACATTCCTGCGCGCATGCGCGGGATCACTGCCAGGGCAGTGCATAGGCGGCGGCACCTCTTCAGGGAAGGTGCTCGGACCTAGGCCGCGGGCAGCAGAACACCACAATCCCACCCCCACCCCGGAAACGGATCCGCACGCGTGCGTTCGGGGGAACGGATGCCGCGGGTCGCCCCGCGGATTGACATCAAAACAGCGGTGCCGCATCCCTCGCCTCACGGCGGGGAGAAGTGCCCGGCGCGTAAGCGCCCCGTGCGTCCAATGCCCTCGAGGTAAGACGCGAGAAAGAGAGTGAACAATGGCGGGACAGAAGATCCGCATTCGCCTGAAGTCGTACGACCACGAGGTCATCGACTCGTCGGCTCGTAAAATCGTCGACACCGTGACCCGTGCGGGCGCGACGGTCGTGGGCCCGGTGCCCCTTCCGACCGAGAAGAACGTGATCGCTGTGATCCGTTCGCCGCACAAGTACAAGGACAGCCGCGAGCACTTCGAGATGCGCACCCACAAGCGCCTCATCGACATCATCGACCCGACGCCCAAGGCCGTCGACTCGCTGATGCGCCTCGACCTCCCGGCTGACGTCAACATCGAGATCAAGCTCTGAGGTCGATCATCATGGCTGACATCAACACCAAGGTTTCCAAGGGCCTGCTCGGCACCAAGCTCGGCATGACCCAGGTCTGGGACGAGAACGGCAAGCTCGTTCCCGTCACCGTCATCGAGGTCGCCCCCAACGTGGTGACCCAGGTCCGCACGCCCGAGCGTGACGGCTACAAC contains:
- the rpsL gene encoding 30S ribosomal protein S12, yielding MPTIQQLVRKGRSPKVSKTKAPALKANPQQAGVCTRVYTTTPKKPNSAMRKVARVKLRNGTEVTAYIPGEGHNLQEHSLVLVRGGRVKDLPGVRYKIVRGALDTQAVKNRKQARSRYGAKKG
- the rpsG gene encoding 30S ribosomal protein S7 is translated as MPRKGPAPRRVVVNDPVYGAPIVTQLVNKILVDGKKSIAEAIVYTALRGVEAKNGQDAVATLKKALDNVRPTLEVKSRRVGGSTYQVPVEVKPHRANTLALRWLVSYAKGRREKTMTERLQNEILDASNGLGAAVKRREDTHKMAESNRAFAHYRW
- the fusA gene encoding elongation factor G, with amino-acid sequence MAQEVLTDLNKVRNIGIMAHIDAGKTTTTERILFYTGVNHKLGETHDGASTTDWMEQEKERGITITSAAVTCFWNKNQINIIDTPGHVDFTVEVERSLRVLDGAVAVFDGKEGVEPQSETVWRQADKYDVPRICFVNKMDKLGADFYFTVDTIVKRLGAKPLVLQLPIGAENDFVGVIDLVEMRALVWPGDAKGDVTMGAKYEVQEIPADLKDRAEEYRQQLLETVAESDEALLEKFFGGEELSVAEIKGAIRKLTVGGELYPVLCGSAFKNRGVQPMLDAVVDYLPSPLDVPAIEAHDPKDEEKVIERHPDANDPFAALAFKVAVHPFFGRLTYIRVYSGHLDSGAQVINSTKGKKERIGKIFQMHANKENPVESLTAGNIYAVIGLKDTTTGDTLADPAEPVVLESMTFPEPVIEVAIEPKTKADQEKLGLAIQKLAEEDPTFRTELNPETGQTVIKGMGELHLDILVDRMKREFRVEANVGKPQVAYRETIKKTVERHDYTHKKQTGGSGQFAKIQFGIEPLEVTADKTYEFENKVTGGRIPREYIEPTNQGFQDAMQVGVLAGFPMVGVKAILTDGASHDVDSSEMAFKIAGSMGFKEAVRKAGPVLLEPLMAVEVRTPEEYMGDVIGDLNSRRGQIQSMEDGAGIKIVRALVPLSEMFGYIGDLRSKTSGRAVYSMEFDSYSEVPRAVADEIVQKTKGE
- the tuf gene encoding elongation factor Tu is translated as MAKAKFERTKPHVNIGTIGHVDHGKTTLTAAISKVLADKFPSATNVQRDFASIDSAPEERQRGITINISHVEYETPKRHYAHVDAPGHADYIKNMITGAAQMDGAILVVAATDGPMAQTREHVLLAKQVGVPYLMVALNKADMVEDEEILELVELEVSELLASQGFAEDAPVVRVSGLKALEGDEKWVQSILDLMDAADENIPDPVRDKDKPFLMPIEDVFTITGRGTVVTGRAERGTLAINSEVEIVGIRPTQKTTVTGIEMFHKQLDEAWAGENCGLLLRGLKRDDVERGQVVVKPGSVTPHTNFEGTAYILSKEEGGRHNPFYTNYRPQFYFRTTDVTGVISLPEGTEMVMPGDTTDMTVELIQPIAMEDGLGFAIREGGRTVGAGTVTKIIK
- a CDS encoding Rv0909 family putative TA system antitoxin, whose product is MGIDDVVNKGKDFLEQHKDQIDKTLKSEQAEGVSDKVLDAAAEFVKKVAPDSVDAKVDDVRDNVDRRIGNE
- the rpsJ gene encoding 30S ribosomal protein S10, which encodes MAGQKIRIRLKSYDHEVIDSSARKIVDTVTRAGATVVGPVPLPTEKNVIAVIRSPHKYKDSREHFEMRTHKRLIDIIDPTPKAVDSLMRLDLPADVNIEIKL